Genomic DNA from Streptomyces venezuelae:
CGCGCTCCCGGAGGCCGGTCGCGACGAGCAGCATCACGACGAAGCCCGCGAGGACGACCATGCCCATGGCGTCGGGCCACGACATGCGCGGCGCGAGCTGGAGGGCGACGACGGTGTTGACGCCGAGTCCCGCGGCGAGCGCGATGGGCACGTTGCCGATGACGCCCATGAGGAGCGTGGTGAAGGCGGCGGTCAGCACGGTCGCGGTGACGAGCTGCTTGTTGTCGAGCTGGTGCCCGTACATGTCCTTCGCGCTGCCCAGGATGATCGGGTTCAGCACGACGATGTAGGCCATCGCGAAGAAGGTGGCGAAGCCGCCGCGGACTTCCCTGGCGAGGGTCGAGCCGCGCTCCGAGATCTTGAAGAACGCGTCGAGGCCGTTCTGCGGGGCCTTCGGCGGCTCTTTACGGGCATCGACCGGAGCGCTGGCCGAGGAAGACATGGAAAACCTCATGACCTGTGAATGAAGAAGGTGAAGTGCCGAGCTTCGCGAACTTGTACCTTCATACGAAAGCAATCGGCCATTAACGAGCCGTTTCAGTATGAATACATGAAGCCGAAATCGCTATCTCCGCGCGTAGACCCCTGCGGGGCAACGGGTGTACGAGCCCCCAGCCCGGCCCTGAGCCCCGCCTCGTAAGCTGTACCCATGGCGAAGTGGACCCCCAAGCACGAGGCGCCGGAGCCCCTGGAGGGCCCCGTGGTCTCCACCATCACCGGTGGCACGATCCTCTGGTTCGTCCTCTTCCTCGTCCAGCTGCCGTTCTACGGCTGGTTCGACGACCGCGACGCGACGTGGTGGGTGTGGACCTGCCTGGCCGGCGCGGGCCTCGGCCTCATCGGCATCTGGTACGTACGCAAGCGCGACGCCGCGATCAAGAGGTCGAAGGTCACACAGCCGCAGTAGTCCGTACAACCACGGGACGGCATGCGTCCTACCCTGGTCGGATCTTTGGGGCATTCAAGGGGTGAAGCCGCAAGACCCCCCTTACCGTCGAATGCATGACGCATATCGACGCGGGCGCCGAGCTCGACCCGGTCCACCCGGTGCCGCCCCCCAAGGGGCGGGCCACCGGCCTGACCTCCGCGGAAGTGGCCGAGCGGGTCGCGCGCGGCGAGGTCAACGACGTACCGGTACGGAGCTCGCGCTCCCTGGGCGAGATCGTCCGGGCCAACGTCTTCACCCGCTTCAACGCGATCATCGGCGTGCTCTGGGTGATCATGCTGTTCGTCGCGCCGATCCAGGACAGCCTCTTCGGCTTCGTGATCGTCGCCAACACGGGCATCGGCATCATCCAGGAGTGGCGCGCCAAGAAGACGCTGGACAGCCTCGCCGTCATCGGGGAGGCCAAACCCACCGTGCGCCGCGACGGACAGGCCGCCGAGATCTCCGCCTCCGAGATCGTCCTCGGCGACCTCGTGGAGCTCGGCCCCGGCGACAAGATCCCCGTGGACGGCGAGACCGTCGAGGCCGACAGCCTCGAAGTCGACGAGTCGCTGCTCACCGGTGAGGCCGACCCCGTCATCAAGAAGCCCGGCGACAAAATGATGTCGGGCTCGTTCGTGGTCGCGGGCGGCGGCGCGTTCACCGCCACCAAGGTCGGCCGCGAGGCCTACGCGGCCCAGCTCGCCGAGGAGGCGAGCCGCTTCACCCTCGTCCACTCCGAGCTGCGCACCGGCATCTCCACGATCCTCAAGTACGTGACGTGGCTGATGGTGCCGACCTCCATCGGTCTGGTCATCTCCCAGCTCGTCGTCAAGGACGACAACTTCAAGGAGTCCATCGCCTACACGGTCGGCGGGATCGTCCCCATGATCCCGGAGGGCCTCGTCCTCCTGACCTCCGTGGCCTTCGCGATCGGCGTCATCCGGCTCGGCCGCAAACAGTGCCTGGTGCAGGAACTCCCCGCCATCGAGGGCCTCGCTCGCGTCGACACGGTCTGCCTCGACAAGACCGGCACCCTCACCGAGGGCGGCATGGACGTCACCGAGCTGCGCCCGCTGAACGGCTCCGACGAGGCGTACGTACGCAAGGTGCTCGGCGCCCTCGGCGAGTCCGACCCGCGCCCCAACGCGTCACTTCAGGCGATCATCGACTCCTACCCCGACAGCGAGGAGTGGCGCTGCACGGAGTCGCTGCCCTTTTCCTCCGCCCGCAAGTACAGCGGCGCCTCCTTCAGCGAGGGCGACGGCACCACGTCTACGTGGCTCCTCGGCGCCCCCGACGTACTCCTGCCCGACGGCGACGCCTCGCTCGCCGAGATCGAGGACCTCAACAAGCAGGGCCTGCGCGTCCTGCTCCTCGCCCGCGCGGACAAGGACCTGGACGCCCCCGACGTGGCGTCCGGCACGGAGGCGACGGCCCTGGTCGTCCTGGAACAGCGGCTGCGGCCCGACGCCGCCGACACCCTGCGCTACTTCGAGGAGCAGGACGTCTCCGCCAAGGTCATCTCCGGCGACAACGCCGTCTCGGTGAGCGCCGTCGCGGGCAAGCTCGGCCTGCCCGGCGCCGAGAACACCGTGGACGCGCGCAAACTGCCCACCGAGCGGGACGAGATGGGGCAGGCCCTCGACGACAACTCCGTCTTCGGCCGCGTCACCCCGCAGCAGAAGCGCGACATGGTCGGCGCCCTCCAGTCGCGCGGCCACACGGTCGCGATGACCGGCGACGGCGTGAACGACGTCCTGGCCCTCAAGGACGCCGACATCGGCGTCTCGATGGGCTCCGGCTCCGAGGCGACCCGCGCGGTCGCGCAGATCGTGCTCCTCAACAACAGCTTCGCGACGCTGCCGTCCGTCGTCGCCGAGGGCCGCCGCGTCATCGGCAACATCACGCGCGTCGCCACGCTGTTCCTGGTGAAGACCGTCTACTCGGTGATCATCGCGCTGCTCGTCGTCTGCTCGCAGGTCGAGTACATCTTCCTGCCCCGCCACCTGACGCTGCTGTCCACCCTCACGATCGGCGTCCCGGCCTTCTTCCTGGCCCTGGCCCCCAACAAGGAGCGCGCGAAACCGCACTTCGTCCGCAGGGTCATGCGGTACGCGATTCCGGGCGGCGTCGTCGCGGGTGTCGCCACATTCGTGACGTATCTGCTGGCCCGGCACCACTACGACGGGGCGGGCGCGCGAGAAGCCGAGACCAGCGCGGCCACACTGGCGCTGTTCCTGATCGCCATGTGGGTCCTCGCCATCATCGCCCGCCCCTACACGTGGTGGCGGATCGGCCTCATCGGCGCGATGGGTCTCGGCTTCCTGCTCGTGCTGACCGTGCCCTGGCTCCAGGACTTCTTCCAGCTGAAGCTGGTGGGCACGACGATGCCGTGGGCGGCGGTCGCGATCGCGGCGGTGGCCTCACTGGTCATCGAGGTCGTCTACCGCTGGGTGGACCGCCGCTTCCCGGCGTAGGGGGTGGTGCGGCGGCTACTACCGCACGTCGACGAAGTCGGCGGTCGACGTCACCGACGGGGTCGTGGACGTACCGGCGAAGACGTAACGGAAGTAGCCGTCGGCCGACGCCTTCACCGTGGTCTTCAGGTTGCCCTTGGTGTCGGACTTGACGGTCTTGAGGGTGGTGTAGCTGCTGGCACCCTTCTTCTTGTACTGGAGCTTGACGTCCTGCTTCGTGTAGCCGGCGTACTTGGCGGTGTCCCAGTTGGCGCGGGTGAGGGCGCCGGTCACCGTGAGGGTCTTGCCCTTCTTGACGGGCTCGGGGGAGGCGTTGGTGGTGAGCTTGGCGGCGCGCTTCACCGAGACGCCGGCCGGGAAGGCGTCCTTCTGGATGTGGTCGCCGTCCTTGCCCTGGGCGATCGCCCAGACCTTCCACTTGCCGGCGAGGATGTTGCTGTAGATGTTCACGTTCGGGTCGGCGACGACCGTGGTGGTGCAGGTGGACGTGGTCGCGTCGACGACCTTGCAGTCGCCCTCCATCACGTCGGGGACCATCGAACCGTCGATGCCGTCCTCGGCGTCGAAGTCCGTGCCGTGCCACAGGAACGCGGCGGCGTCCTCGATGCCGGACGGGTCCGTCGCGGTGACGGAGATCTTGACCGTCTTCGCGGCGGAGGTGCCGACGACGATGTCCTTGCCACCGTTGACGGTGACCTTCGTGATCTTGGTGTCGCCCTCGACGGCGTCGGCCGGAGCCTTGGCCGCGAAGGTGGTGGCTTCCGAAACCTTCGGGGCGTCGGCCGCGTGCGCGGCCGGAAAGGCGAGTGCGGAAAGGGCCAGGGTGCCGGACAGTGCGGCCACGGTGGCACGGATGCGCATGTGTTTCCCCAGGTGGAGAAGGGGTCCCGCGGAGCGCGAGGCGCGTCACGCGGGTCCCAAGTGATCTAGGAGTCTGTTGACTCGCAAGATCAGACTCTCGACAGGGGTGACTGGTTGTACACGATGTGAAGAAAATATGACCGCGTCACATCGCCGCCCCCCGCCGGACCGCCCCTCAGTCGAACCAGCGGTCCCGCGC
This window encodes:
- a CDS encoding cation-translocating P-type ATPase, producing the protein MTHIDAGAELDPVHPVPPPKGRATGLTSAEVAERVARGEVNDVPVRSSRSLGEIVRANVFTRFNAIIGVLWVIMLFVAPIQDSLFGFVIVANTGIGIIQEWRAKKTLDSLAVIGEAKPTVRRDGQAAEISASEIVLGDLVELGPGDKIPVDGETVEADSLEVDESLLTGEADPVIKKPGDKMMSGSFVVAGGGAFTATKVGREAYAAQLAEEASRFTLVHSELRTGISTILKYVTWLMVPTSIGLVISQLVVKDDNFKESIAYTVGGIVPMIPEGLVLLTSVAFAIGVIRLGRKQCLVQELPAIEGLARVDTVCLDKTGTLTEGGMDVTELRPLNGSDEAYVRKVLGALGESDPRPNASLQAIIDSYPDSEEWRCTESLPFSSARKYSGASFSEGDGTTSTWLLGAPDVLLPDGDASLAEIEDLNKQGLRVLLLARADKDLDAPDVASGTEATALVVLEQRLRPDAADTLRYFEEQDVSAKVISGDNAVSVSAVAGKLGLPGAENTVDARKLPTERDEMGQALDDNSVFGRVTPQQKRDMVGALQSRGHTVAMTGDGVNDVLALKDADIGVSMGSGSEATRAVAQIVLLNNSFATLPSVVAEGRRVIGNITRVATLFLVKTVYSVIIALLVVCSQVEYIFLPRHLTLLSTLTIGVPAFFLALAPNKERAKPHFVRRVMRYAIPGGVVAGVATFVTYLLARHHYDGAGAREAETSAATLALFLIAMWVLAIIARPYTWWRIGLIGAMGLGFLLVLTVPWLQDFFQLKLVGTTMPWAAVAIAAVASLVIEVVYRWVDRRFPA
- a CDS encoding calcium-binding protein; amino-acid sequence: MRIRATVAALSGTLALSALAFPAAHAADAPKVSEATTFAAKAPADAVEGDTKITKVTVNGGKDIVVGTSAAKTVKISVTATDPSGIEDAAAFLWHGTDFDAEDGIDGSMVPDVMEGDCKVVDATTSTCTTTVVADPNVNIYSNILAGKWKVWAIAQGKDGDHIQKDAFPAGVSVKRAAKLTTNASPEPVKKGKTLTVTGALTRANWDTAKYAGYTKQDVKLQYKKKGASSYTTLKTVKSDTKGNLKTTVKASADGYFRYVFAGTSTTPSVTSTADFVDVR
- a CDS encoding DUF2530 domain-containing protein; translation: MAKWTPKHEAPEPLEGPVVSTITGGTILWFVLFLVQLPFYGWFDDRDATWWVWTCLAGAGLGLIGIWYVRKRDAAIKRSKVTQPQ